Within the Erpetoichthys calabaricus chromosome 1, fErpCal1.3, whole genome shotgun sequence genome, the region AGAAATTGTCATAAAATACATAGTGAAAGTGAAGAAATCTGCTGAGGTATTACTGTATCATCATCATCTAACTGGAGAAACAATTGCATTATTATGGAAGTGGGTTCTAGTGTTTTCGTTTGACCTACTAGGACTACTTTAATATATTTATGATTCCAGACTATTTTAAATTAGTACTtctaatcaaacaaaacacctgtAAAGAAAGACAGCCCTCAATAAAAAGTGATTGTTGGTATACCTATGAATACATAAACCAATCAGATACCTGCTCAATGCAAACTCTTATAAAAAAATTTCataataatgtttacatttaaaccaAGATAAATATGCATGCCAATTTACATAAACTGAACAGTTCCAAGAGATTTCTTACCTGTAATGATATTGCTCCAAGAACCGCAGTTGATAAGATGCTGAAAAACATGAGCCGttctgaaatcaaacaaaagtgCCTCATTCCCTTAGATGCCATTATTCTGTCCAAGCTTCGATTATCCATGCGCTGTACATTATAAATCTTCTGACAgtcatttaattttgtattaaagCCCCAAAGAGTAATAATGAAAGTCACATGGCACATTAtccaaaatattccaaaaatggaGAATCCAGGAATTACAAAATACCAAAGTTGTACATTTTCTAGATTAATTGCAGCaatgatgaaaaatgtaatttcaccAAGTGCAATTGGGAGAATAGACAATCTACGCAGCACCCTACCATGATGTAAGTAGGGCATCCACCGCTCAGTTACAGTAAGACCACTGAAGTACATATCAAGCAATGGATTACAAATCAGACGACTTACACAGCAAGCCAGAGCAAAAGGgtttgtataaatatttaaacCAGGAAAAAACATCAAAGAAGTAAGTAGAACAAATATaaccaaatttaaaaatgcaaagaagGACTTCATTCGCAGGTCAACAATTAACATTGCTAAAGCCACAACCAGAAGCATTACGCTAAATGACTTCTCCATAGGCAAGGCTGTGCTAGCTATAGTAAAGCCAAGAAGTTCCAAAAATTCTGATGATGTAAGAAGAGCTGGCCTATGGTGCACACTGTCACATATTCTTTCCACCAAAGCCCATAATGTCCTTGTGAGAATGCTTGTTAATAAGAGGTAGTTAGTtgctttttctttgacatctgtTTCAAGTGATGGATTATTTAGAAAACACAACAATCCCAGGAGAAATCCAAACCAAAGATGGGAAAGGCTAACACTGGCTGCTTCCATAAAAAAGTAGTAGTACAAAATGCTAGCAATGCCAATTACAAAAATTCCCAAAACTAACATAACTAGTATTACAGAATCAGTTGTCTTTTCCCATCTTACATAAAAGCCCAAAAACACAGCAATCAGGAGGTTGATGCTGGCTAGATAGCCAAGATACCGCACAGAAGAATGCATGttggtttctttatttagctCTTCCAGTCTAGTCATTGCTGCATGCAGACAGTGACTGACACAATACCTCAATGACTTGAACATGTACTTTGATGAgctggtttttttgtttttttttttagactgtaGAAATGCTAGGTTTTAActtgcacatttaaaaaatgtgtcatgATGCTGGCTAAGAATAAATGGTCTTCTGTTGGCAAGGAGTAAGCATCAGGAATTGACCTAGGATGAAGGGGAAAAAGTGCAATATtagaaaatactgaaataatacatgtgggggaaaagttttaaaaataaaattaaaatgcaaaaattgaaatgttggaatttaaggctttgtagacctTTTGAACTCCACCCCATCGCAAATGCCTTTAAATAGGAACAATACAGAAGTGTGAATAgctgcaaaatataaaatataatggatAAATCCTATAACCGCATATAAAACTGTAAATTTGTGGTAAATGGTGTGCCCAATATATGACTTTAACTACATTAACATGTGAATTTATAAGTAGAAACTTACAGTTCAATACTGTATTATGTAGAATAACTTGGAATAATTATATCATGttgaaaaattgtttttcttctcaaTTGTTCTTCAGTTCTTCAGCATCACAAATATAAGCAACATACTCAAAATCATGATCTTTGTAAATCAAAATCTACTGAATATACGTACAGTATAACTATATCTTTGAAAACCTAcatgacaaatagatagataggatatttTGGAATTGtgtaattgaaagaaaaaaaatttccttTATGGTCTTTTTTAAGTGCAACAGCATAAATTTCTTCAAGCAGCAAAAATCAGTAAaacgtcaggaaaaaaaaatgaaaataatgctttCTTAATAAAAGTTGAAACCAATGAAATGCCTCAGGCAGACGTAAAATCCTGCTTTGCATTTAAGGATTTTAAAGCATAAGTCTCAAATATACTTCAGGTACTGGGTGCATTAAAAACCTAAAACTCTAGGGTTAATGGAATTTCACTAGTAGTGATTAAAGACAAGGGTGACATTATTTACAagccaataataaaaaaaaaatcatcaatcaTTTCAGGTTTACTAGTTTTACTAATTCTACATGTGAATACCTCATGTGCAAGAAGTGAAACAAGAACAAGAAATTAATACACACCAAATATTATTAGATAAATATATTTagataaagggcggcacggtggcacagtggtagcgctgctgccttgcagttaggagacccgggttcgcttcctgggtcctccctgcgtggagtttgcatgttctccccgtgtctgtgtgggtttcctccgggtgctccggtttcctcccacagtccaaagacatgcaggttaggtggattggcgattctgaattagccctattgtgtgcttggtgtgtgtcctgcggtgggttggcaccctgcccgggattggttcctgccttgtgccctgtgttggctgggattggctccagcagacccccgtgaccctgtgttcggattcagcgggttggaaaatggatggatatttagataaaaatatttcattttatcagTACATACTAATGACTATAGTTCACCAAATCTCCTACTGTTactagaattcaaaatgcttatattACAGGAAACTAAAGTACTTTAATCTTTGcttaaatctgaaaatctaaattTACATCTTGATGGAAAGAAGTGCTGGCCTTCTTTCTAACCTGCTCAAGACACTGCTCAGAGAAAGAGAGGTCTGCTGCAAAAGTGGTTAGTGTTGCTCCTGCTTTCTAGATCCAGTATCTGTGGTTCAAATCCCATGACAGACTTTTGTTCGCATGGAATTTAAATGTTATCCCTATGTCTGTGTGTGCTTTCCCTAAGGTATTCTAGTTTTCCACCtgcattcccaaagacatgcagattaagttaactggtgattttaaattggccctgtgcgAGTATTGTCATGAACGTAACAAGAAATGGATAGGCGTCTTGTTCATGCCTGCTTCATccccattaatattattattaattatatttattattaatagtgtTATAtaattatactatattatattagaATATTATAATGTTAAATTGTGATACTCTCTATTACTGCTCCAAAATTCCTTTATATAGTGTACAAGCCACTTATTTGTTTGCTGAGCATTCTTACTAAATAAAGTTGATCTATCTACTGGTAGAAGCTGAAATTAATGGTAAggaatttgatttgttttctgtggttaaCTAGGCATTTTAAGCTCCATGGTAGCCAAGAGGATTTGGGATGAGCTGGGAGTATTATACTAAACTACATGCAGCGGCAAAACAGTGCAATGTGACAGCTGCTGAAACAATACCAAATGTAGAGAAACAGGAACCCTGTAAAACAAGGATTATTTTACATCTGTAATTTGTGCATATTGTACTTTTTTACTCCCCTTTTTACCTCAGTTTTCCCTTTTTATATGGTTTGCGTGTTTGGCTTATATTAAGGAGACTAATTTTAACCATTAATTCTGCAtcagaaaacaacaaagaagaaaaaaaagaaaatagctgCACAAAAGGCTATTATTGCACATAACTACATATTAAAACTACGCACACACTAAATCAGAACCATAGTGCTTGTCTCCAGGTATGAAGATATGATGAAAATTATTGtagttctcattaaaatttttttacagCTTTCCTTACACTTGCTTTAGTAATTTTTTATATTGTACACAAGAAATTTCTTCAGGCTAGTGTGACCAAACAATACTTAAAACACtgcacagaaactgccctggtcaaaatcacaaatgattttCTCCGGGTAGCTGACATTGGACTTGTATCAGTTCTTGTACTTCTTGACCTTagctctgcatttgacaccatacctcatcagatacttttgaaacgactagctagttttggagtctgtggccttgtcctccaatggttttcttcctacctcactgataggatgtaatttgttcaaataaaggactttaaatctgagaatgcaCTCATTACTCAGGGAGTTCCACAGGGATCTGTTTTAGGgctgcttctttttctcatttatatcttcccaataggtaaaTATCTTTCGGCATAATGGCATTAGATTtaattgttatgctgatgacacacagcaatatctatccactaaatccacttctccCTTCCGACATCCTTATGGCATGTCTTCAAGACATAAACTCAAGGATGACTAACAACTTTCTCCAATTAAATGGCAATAAAACTAaaggtgctcctcattggttctaaatctacactcactaaggttaaccattcttctattttaattaacaacattaacacaaacatctcttccaAGGTTAAAAGCCTGGGCATCGTTCTTAACAGTACCCTctgtttttcttcccatataagtaatgtttctcagactgcctttttccatctccgaaacatttctagactttgtcctgttcttatgcaacacagtactgaagtattggttaatgccctagtcacttcacatatagattactgtaatgctgttCTATCTGGTATCCCACAAAACTtatccattgcttacaacttattcaaaattctgctgctaggataataacctgttccaaatccactgaacatattacacctattctctgtcagcttcactggctccctgttaactacagaatacaatacaaaataccgctcttaacatttaaagctcttcaCAACCTTGTtcctccctacctcactgatctcctacagacttgcaCTCCCTCTTGCTCACTCAGATCTTCATCTTCAGCTCCATTtcctgtaccacacatcaaactcggTTCTATGGGAGTGCAagcattctctcatagtgctcctcaactctggaattctatTCCCTTTCATATCCGTCAACtagattcaataacacattttaaaactgctctcaaaacttatcttttcaaactagCATACCAATTATAAATGTAACACTGTTACTGTCTGTTATCTTTGtatgtttgctactacctctgtaccttattgttatttgattttattgccctctttgtttttatattttattaatgttgtttaatttcattgtaaggtgaccgtgagtgttaagaaaggtgcctattaaataaaatgtattattattttttttaactgcttcttTTTACACATCTTGAATAAGAGGTTTTGCAAACATGAGGCCACTCAGTTGATCAAGTTATTTTGGTTGGCTAGTAGATAcactgtcccaatatcttattAAAAAGTTGTCATGGTTTACACTTTAGCAAGACACAGCAGTTGGTCTCATATTCTCAAAACTCTAAGTGGGAAGTTTTCCTTCCTGGGTATTTTCCTGAATTAACTTTCTCTTAATTTCTTACAAAGAATTATGCTGGATCAGCCCAGTATATCTCTTTGAGAATTTGGAAGGCCTATGTTATGTCAATACAGAGAAATTTCCTGCTCAAGACTAAAGTGGGGAAATCCATTAGTGTGTCAGAAAATGACAAGCTCTTTAGAGAGGTACTTGTTTAATCTTCTCTGTACAGCTATGAGCTACTAGATGTTATTTTGTAGTGTGCGGAGTAGAAAAGCATGTAATATACTAGATGTGATGTTAGTAGCACAGTAAAGATTCTGTCCATAAggttccttgatttatattcaatagattttataaaataattaacaattaattGCCATCTTTAATAGCTTCTACTCATTGCCTCAATGAGGgaaatgtttctgaatcattacTATCAGCCCAAACTGCACCATGTGCTTAGTGTGCTTCCTAGTGTGAAGGAAAAACATGACATTGTTGTGCATTGCATAATGTGCCTCCTTAAACTTGATGGGATCAAAAGGATACTACACACAGATGCACTGAATGTGCCAGTTATGATCTAATAAGGAGGATGGGAACCTTTTTGTAGTAAAGATGACTTTAATGTTTGCAGACTGCCTATTCAAAACTTTTATCTGTGATCAGGGAAGATCAGATGTGGATACATATTTAACACTTGTGGTTCTGTCCTACTTCATCCACATATTCAAAAAGGCACTAAGGTTTTACTCtagtattttttgttcttttactaaATTGGTATAAACTTATCTATACTCCAGTCCATTAGAAAAATTGCAAAACATACAAACCTACTTATTGTTTTGTGCTGCAAGCATAATCAATAGTTAGTATGTCAATGTGATTTAGGCTTTTAAGTGTTTATGCTGacaaatgttatttttggttATTTCAACATACATTTACTGCCGTTTACATATTAACATACTTTAGCGTCTACTAAGAATTTCATATTACTTAACAGAGACAATATATAAGGTTTATTTTAAAGCTTTTAGGCAAGATCCTTTTGAAATTTAAACACTGAGAGAAACTTAACAAAAAGTCAGAGCAGTATTAAAAGAACAACATTCTTCTACTGccaaaaagaaaattctttatttagtatttcaAAAGCAATATTGTTTGGCTCAAATCAGAAGCCGCTGAAataagcacacatacacacaaaaaactcATTCCGTTCGTATTCgtacagatggtgcaccacaaacattagaaCTGTGGGCACAGAATCCTATACCTATGCAggacacaaagaaaaaaactgattatTCTCAGTGTATCAAGGTTATATTAACATGGAAAATATTATAATACTCTACTGTATGTTTTTTCTCTTCAtggctaaaaactttttttttttttttaaccaaattggtAACAAGAAAACAATGGAAGTTGGTGGGCATTCTGTGGAATAATCTGGTAGTACCTGCTACCTGACACAAATCACAGCCTACTAcatcaaatacagtgcatccggaaagtattcacagcacatcactttttccacattttgttatgttacagccttattccaaaatggattaaattcatttttttcctcagaattctacacacaacaccccataatgacaacgtgaaaaaagtttacttgaggttcttgcaaatttgttaaaaatttaaaaattgagaaagcacatgtacataagtattcacagcctttgccgtgaagctcaaaattgagctcaggtgcatcctgtttcccctgatcatccttgagatgtttctgcagcttaattggagtccacctgtggtaaattcaggtggttggacatgatttggaaaggcacacacctgtctatatgaggtcccacagttgacagttcatgtcagagcacaaaccaagcatgaagtcaaaggaattgtctgtagacctccgagacaggattgtctcgaggcacaaatctggggaaggttacagaaaaatgtctgctgctttgaaggtcccaatgagcacagtggcctccatcatccgtaagtggaagaagttcgaaaccaccaggactcttcctagagctgccggccatctaaactgagcgatcaggggagaagggccttagtcagggaggtgaccgagaacccaatgctcactctatcagagctccaaaggtcctctgtggagagagaggaaccttccagaaggacaaccatctctgcagcaatccaccaatcaggcctgtatggtagagtggccagacggaagccactccttagtaaaaggcacatgacagcccgcctggagtttgccaaaaggcacctgaaggactctcagaccatgagaaagaaaattctctggtctgatgagacaaagattgagctctttggcatgaatgccaggtgtcatgtttggaggaaacctggcaccatccctacagtgaagtatggtggtggcagcatcatgctgtggggatgtttttcagcggcaggaactgggagactagttaggataaagggaaagatgactgcagcaatgtacagagacatcctggatgaaaacctgctccagagcgctcttgacctcagactggggcgacggttcatctttcagcaggacaaagaccctaagcacacagcgaagatatcaaaggagtggcttcaggacaactctgtgaatgtccttgagtggcccagccagagcccagacttgaatccgatttaacatctctggagagatcttaaaatggctgtgcaccgacgcttcccatccaacctgatggagcttgagaggtgctgcaaagaggaatgggcgaaactggccaaggataggtgtgccaagcttgtggcatcatattcaaaaagacttgaggctataattgctgccaaaggtgcatcgacaaagtattgagcaaaggctgtgaatacttatgtacatgtgatttctcagttttttttatttttaataaatttgcaaaaacctcaagtaaacttttatcacattgtcattatggggtgttgtgtgcagaattctgaggaaaaaatgaatttaatccattttggaataaggcagtaacataacaaaaggtggaaaaagtgatgcgctgtgaatactttccggatgcactgtaaatggagACCTATACAACTTAATGAAAAAGAACAGCATTTAAACAGCACTACCAGCAACATAATATGATTTTAATGTGCAAAACtgcatttatttacataatgCCATGAATAATTCTTGGTTGCTTGTTTGTAGCATGTAAAATttgtttctgtattatttattatacaaagttaataaaaatatgtaggctttcaatggaaaacaaatctgtTAATCCAAAGTTATTTATAACCAATAACTGAATACAATTTTTAACTACATTCCTCACTAcacataatttataaaaattatttccCTTTTCTGTTATTTATAGTAAACATAAGACTCATTAAAAACCACTgaacatttaaattgtttaacaagTTTTAATCAATACCAGTTTTGATCAGctgcaaacacacaaacaaatgaCAACAAGCTAGTCATGGCATGAATTCTCTAACCTGATTAACTCAGCGCTGAACGTGGGGCACTGGCATCACTGAGCCCGAAGCAGGAATCTGCACATGGCACTCGCTCAGCTACGCAGAAACCAATGTAGAAAAGGCAATTAATCTGACTTGCGAGTCTTTGGTGCTGCATGAGGCAAAATTTAAGCAACCAGAAAAAAATCTAACGCAGAAGTGGTAAGAAAGAACACGTAAACCGTCCTGAGACAGGATTCAGATACTACAGGAGACAGATTCGAACCAAGAATTCCAGCTCCACTGGGCAATGATTTTCTGACTAAATGGCTAATGATAATgccaaagaaacacttcttatCATCCTGATTTAGGTCTAAGAAGCACAAAAttacacaatacat harbors:
- the tmem168b gene encoding transmembrane protein 168 isoform X1 codes for the protein MFKSLRYCVSHCLHAAMTRLEELNKETNMHSSVRYLGYLASINLLIAVFLGFYVRWEKTTDSVILVMLVLGIFVIGIASILYYYFFMEAASVSLSHLWFGFLLGLLCFLNNPSLETDVKEKATNYLLLTSILTRTLWALVERICDSVHHRPALLTSSEFLELLGFTIASTALPMEKSFSVMLLVVALAMLIVDLRMKSFFAFLNLVIFVLLTSLMFFPGLNIYTNPFALACCVSRLICNPLLDMYFSGLTVTERWMPYLHHGRVLRRLSILPIALGEITFFIIAAINLENVQLWYFVIPGFSIFGIFWIMCHVTFIITLWGFNTKLNDCQKIYNVQRMDNRSLDRIMASKGMRHFCLISERLMFFSILSTAVLGAISLQTRSGIFISALLIVLPLESLAHGLFHELGNCLGGTCVGYAIVIPTNYCSPDGQPTLLPPEHVQELNLRSTGMLSAIQRFFSYHMIETYGCDYSTSGLSFDTIQNKLKSFLELRTVDGPRHDTYIIYYSGHSHSSGEWALAGGETLQFSNFIEWWMEKNGNFCSRLIIILDTQHANPWVKEVKQIADLYVAIQGAEIVKNLDIEEADPAQLGDFTMQWVEYNCNSDSTIRWSEQGRSLKAVYGVSKCWSDYVLHSPTGSDVAKHWMTYFPRVTFPLVYLANWCSGLNLLWACSIFLKCFRRLKLRWFPPNILDTGQGFKLVKS